A region of the Carya illinoinensis cultivar Pawnee chromosome 16, C.illinoinensisPawnee_v1, whole genome shotgun sequence genome:
GGAATAAAGACAGTTGGGGCGGATAATCTATGCGATTTCTCGAGCAGTTCGGATCTCTGCATTTGCATCGTTACATGGAACATGAATGGGCAGGTAATACAtactacatacatacatacatacatacatacatacatacatacatacatacatacatacatatatatatataactccaTGCAGAAGGAACGTTGCAAAACTTTCTGGCCTCAATATGCATGCAACGTCGTTCTCTCTATATAATCTTGATATGCATGTTTCCTTGTGATCTTTTATCTTGTGAACGAAaggtttattttttatgaattaggTCATGTGTTACGAAGATCTTGCAGAAATAGTAGGGAGCAGATCACGAAAATTCGATCTTCTGGTTATAGGGTTGCAGGAGGTTCCACGGAACAACATTTTACAGCCATTGCAGGCTGCTCTTGTGGAAACTCACATGTGAGATCAGAGGCTGCctgccttttctttcttctatatATCTCCTTTATTCATGTCACTGTCtgtctatgtatatatatatatatatatatctcttgaGATGAGAAGAAATTTAATCGTGATTCGTGTATAGTCCatgtcaaaaaagaaaaagaaaaatcgtatagttgaataattcggCATCCAGCTGCATGGTGCAGATCACTTAATTCGCTATAAGGACCGATGCTATGGTCATAAAATTCCATATTGaaacttcaaaattcaaatgcatGCCTGGAAGATTTAAGAAGTTATTGTTTTATGCCCACACATTAATGATAATGACAaacctatttatatatatatatatatatagataaacattatatataacgTTTGaattatctttatatatatgcatccaTCCTCAAGTATAGAACAATCATCATCCAAAGGTACTGCATGCATAGCTATATTAATACCACACAGTATTATCTGCGaggtataatttgatttgaaagataaattttaagattttaatcatacaaattaaattatgccaCATGGATCATGTAAGGTGAAATTCGATCTTCATGAAGTAAAGTTAGGACCAAGTACTTTAGCTTTTTCTATCTTTCCTTGTCatatacttctttttttttcctttttcttttaagacTGCAAGTTCTTTTATTAATCCCGGCCGGGAGGATCGAAAAACTGgtcattgatttttattttgtgatgatTGAAGTCTGTTAGGAAAATCAATTATGCAATCTCTGCAGCTGTATGTCTTTGGACCAAAGAAGTCAGATTTATTCAGCAAAGGTACTATAACTAATGACGTTTAACCAAGTCTAGTTTCTGATTCTGATCTCATTAATTGATCTTGAGATCATTCTTTTGTTTTgatctttttcattttgttaaGGACTATCactttgatttttataattagatcttaaataatttgaaatactgTTTAATTTTGTAGAATTACTTCAGGTAGATAATCATTCTATTGGGGGTTTTGGAGGATTAATTGGTAGAAAGAAAGGTGCTGTGGCAATTCGCATCAACTACAAAGGCATCCGAATGGTGTTCATTTCATGCCATCTTTCCGGTAAGCAGCTTAATTTCCAAAATTCCGATGACCAAATTATTAGctacttattaatttattgatcAATATCTTTAGAGGCATTAAGGGGGTCCGGGCCGGGAGAGATACTCAGAGCTAGCTAGCTCTtcctttatttaaaatatggttGTATAAAGAGTTGTAAAAAGAGTTGTATTTATGATTTTACtcttacataatatatatatatatatatgtatatatgcatgcagcTCATGCACATAGGGTAGAAGAGAGAAACTCGCAGTGCAGGCACATGTCACACTCACTATTCTCCAAGAACTGGAAGCCTTATGACAGACCTGCTCACATCACTGTCTGGTTAGGAGATCTCAATTACAGGTTACAAGGCATCGACACACATCCAGCAAGAAATTTAATACACCAAGACCTTCACAGAGTATGTTGTGtcaatattttatatgtatgtatattaatctaattattaatttactgtctaaattaatattaatgtttgaattatatatataattatatgcgCGCAGATGCTCATAAGCAAAGACCAACTCTTACAAGAGGCTGAAAGAGGACATATTTTCAATGGCTACTGCGAAGGGACATTGACATTCAAACCTACCTATAAATATAATGTTGGAAGTAGCAAGTACGACACTAGTTACAAGGTATATATAATCGTCTTTCTTGTGTTCTTAATTTGAATTAACGATGATGCCAGtttcttttacaaaatgggTAACTCTTACTATGTTTAGGGAATTCTATGATTAGAACGTACATATActtttttgagttttattatttacaagttgagaaataatatttacagtcgtaaaATGCGTAAACGTTATGTAATCTCTTTGAAAATAGTAAATACATATAGAgacttaaatgaaaaaaaaaactaattttttaatagtcaactctactctttttcaaaacgattgcacgacatttatatattttatgattatatgtaacattactctttatgAAGTAAATCTTCTTAATTATAATTTGCAGGTAAGAGTGCCATCATGGACCGATCGAATATTGTTCAAGATAGAAGACATGGAGAAAATCAATGCAAACTTACATTCTTACGAGTCAATGGATGAAATAACCAGCTCTGATCATAAACCAGTTAAAGCTCACATCTGTTTAAAACTTATTAACAATAAACAGTAGCCTGACTGTTCACTGAGcccatattttttgttattattcttACAAACTGATGTAAATTAATGGACACTGTAACAACATGTTCCTTTCTTTTATAGTTACGAGCCACATTCTTTGTACCGAGTCTTGATGGtgtatttcaaaaaataccaagcggatttttaaagcaagcttggtattttaaagtttatgaatattttaaatgttttgaaaatatttatatgtaatattttcagtgttatcgaactaaaattatttttaaataacacaattataatatttttgaatagctcaaaaaatattataattgtgaaaatttatttaatttaaatgattttagtcatttaaaaatattatgagatttaaattatgttgaaaactctaaattaacttaaatggttttattttcttcaagtgATTAATAagatttcattattttaatcaatgaatattattttatgaattttagttcataaaataatattttatattaattcttctcagtgttttaaattaaataaatgtttacgtattttcaaattattatttaaattcacCGTTAGACTGTTTTGAGGATCCCAAGACGAATGGTCtgaattaaatacccaagctcctagctctctctctctctctctctctctctctctctctctctctcctcttcctTTTCCTTCAGCCCCTCTCATTTCTCCCTCTCCACCATCCCTCTTCTCCTCTCTAGCCCAGCCACTGCCGACCACCCAGTCTCACCTTGACCACCGACAGCGCCCCCTCATGCCGACGAGTTCAACCCCACCGATGGTGAGTCCCACtggcaactctctctctctctctctctctctctctctctctctctctctctctctctctctctctcctcctcctcctccctccaacTGAAATGGGTTTCAAACCCATTTATCTCCTCCTTGTGTTGCCGTGCGTGGCTAGCTGGGCCACCGAGCACCTTCACAGGGACCACCACTTCACAGGCTTCACCTTCATGGTCTCCCCTTTCCCCcagctctctctccctctccgttGCACCACCACATAAACATGCACGGAACCTGTTCTTCACCCAAGCCACCACAATACCACCAACGGCCTCCCTTGACCACCATGACTCCTCCTTGAGATCCTCCTTGCCAGCCAATTTCTCTACCTCTCTCACACCCTCTCACACACTCATAGCTTCTTCTCCACCTCGCGATCAGATTTGCCACCTTAGACCATGGTAtcgccaccacctcgccacaaCTCCACCACCAACCTCCTAAACTCCTCCATGCTTGGCCATAGTCTCCATCCTTCCACTTGCCTCACACGCACACTCACTCTCTCAGGTGCATTATTCACGGAGAGATGCCGCTGTGCTTTGCCCCTTACCACCATGTCGAGACCATCACTCTAGGACCACGACCAAACCTTTCTCTGCTTAGATCCACACCCGTAGCCACCTTTGGTAGCCTAAACAGCCACCATATGCGGTTTAACAGCCACGTACGACCCTTCCGACACCTTTGATTATGACGAGCAGTGGGCGACGTACGAGTTATCTCATCGATGGTATAACTTTTTATccctcattatttatattaaatattagttgataggttgtggactgtgctattAGTATTATAGAGTTTGCTGTGAAGTATAGTTGTGTAGTAAAGTGTTAAGCGTAATTATGTAGTGTTGTGAACTATGCTGTGAAGTATGAGTGTGAGGTGTATGCCGTAGTTGTAATGTGATGTAGtattgtgaagggagtacacatggagtgtactccatgtaatgtggcgatgcaccgtgtggcgTGCGCTGTAATGACCTGTGGCGTAGTGTGAATAGAGTACATGTGGCGTATGCTCCATGTCATGTAGCGACGCATCATGTGGTGTGCTTCATGGTAAACATGATGTAGTGAAGGGTGTGTAATCCATGTTGTGTAGCAATGCATCATATGACGTGTCGCGAAGAAAATTATGGCTACATAGTAGATAAGTGTAGAGCGTATTGTGTAGTGTTGAAAACTGTGTATTGGTGTCTCAAAATAGTTGTGATGTGACCTGTAGTCTGAGATGATAGGTGTCGCCTTATAGTTGAACTATGGCttagagtatgtgtgaagtgatggGGTAGTGTAAGAGTAGCGCAACAGAAGCATGATGGAGGTCATTACGTAACTCGGGATGTATCTTAAGCTACGTGATGTGACAAAGATGTAATGGTGAACGAAGCCATATCATATCAattgttgggatgaacttgtaaagggccAGGAAGTAAAAAGGTCCTGATGACCGGGTTTAAGTAaaagttggtatcagagtatgaAACTTGTTTATATAAGCGAGTGTTTattggactataagttgatcttatgTGATAAATGGTAAGGTACATGTACATCTAGTGAGACACGTGTACCAGAcgagtttattatatataatggatAATCTGTCTTAAGCATAGTTGCATGATGTTTAAGCCTtaaagttggcttaaagtcatgtggcatgtatggttGAGAATGGGGATTTAGTATGGGTTATGAATCATGAATGTAGTATTGGGTATGTTGTCTAAGATTGGGATACGTGACTTAATTGGTCTGAGTCATACATCggaatgtggttaataggagagtaagaTGAATGTTTTAATATCTTAACCCTAAGATGAAACACAGAGATAGTGACAGTAAATGGACCTCGAAGGTTTTAACATAGCAAATAGCACATAAGAACTTAGGGATGGACAAAGAGTGTTTCAAGTGATGTAtagttctatttctaatatAGTTGCTCATGTACTAGATAAAGAATGACGTTAAGGTTATatctatgcatgtaggttgtcatctgacatacacatgaatggactgcatgaaatgagtatgacaTGGAAtctaggtaagtattacgttcacactcttctagagttttctaaataaatgaaaatgaaaacaaaatgcttttcctttacgaTATTTTGCGAAACGACACTAAACTCATTTTATGAAAGAACgttaagtataagttttcaagtataaatcTGTAATGACCCTCCTTAGCGGCCCTTTTTTACGCACTCTAAGTGTGTAAGTATatacatgtgaatggatgctatacgtgGTAAGTACtggatatatttttatgaaaagaaatgaagagaaatGTCAAAGCTTAGGTCTTATGTTTTAAACGATGCGAAAAAAGCTTTTTAAAATGCCCTTATGaaagattatgtttttaatCATGCcatgaactaatattttaaatgatactATGAAAGATAACTTTTAAGCTCAtacttttaaatgacttttacgaATGAACAAACTGAATGACTGTAAAGAACTGAATGTTTGAAAAAACATAACTACCATGTTAATGAATGGATAAGGGTACCGAAGGACTAAACTGGGCAGactgcaatgccgggtaagtaatACTGGTAGTGTACCTAGTATTGTACCCTAACGAAATGAATTCTTAACCCGTGGCCACAAACCGAATTAGATCCAAAAAACTGCTAACTCTCATACACGGGACATAAaagtgtgcaacggccaatgaaagtgataagaaaaaatgtatgcatgttaaaaaagatgtatgcatgataaaactctttaacaaatgaaggcagcgatgcgtgaGGAACGATTTTACaagaagaaaatcatttttaaagaaaaactcatctcgcaacattttaaaatgaattgaatgtctatatataatatgtatgaaGTGATAAATgcataacaaaaaatttatattattatattttaactgtacgAAGTAATGCTTAAGAGTaatcgactcattttaatttttatatatgccATCTTAGGGACAAGATGAGTATGACGCGTCAGGACGGACATGATCCAAGGgaaagagcacgaaagcctaggcatAACGTTTTATACAAtagattttaattataaaatttaatattttacattgtaaacttttaaattaagaaacacgttttatttataaacatgaagTCTTTTGTATTCTgatattaaagaaaaagaaatttgaaaagaaattgtaattcttgtctatttttttaaaattattttttaaatgatccaCCACAAAAACAGACACAAATAATTTATACTGTTGATATAACAATACGTGATTGAGTTCTTTCTTCAGAACAACCCAACTGATTATAAGAGAAAACCAGCCCACCAATAACAATTAGACACTTGGGAAAATGGAGAAATATACACTACATATACACACATAATTTaaatccaaacaaaagaaaacaggaaaagaaagagaaagagaaagagaaagagaacaCCCATGGAAGCCTCTCGCCCATATCATATCCCTCACCTCTGCCTCCCTCTCGCCCAGACGCAACTTCATGATTTACATCAAGCTTTTTTATTATAGTAAGATTTGCCAGGGAGGGGTTTCGAATTTGCAGGAAGCtttttttgatttgttttgggttttagTCAAATGTGTGCTTCTATATGGTGCTGTAAAATGAAAGACTACGTGGAAGTCTATTTTGGAGGGCTGTTTATTGAGTTAGAACAGCCGGACCGGTTTAAAGGTTTTCTCTACTTGATTTGTacgaaattattttataaatatatatccagatttatatataaaaaactaaattccaatttatatatatatatatatatatatatattaaaaaaaaaaagacatttctTTGGTTAAAAGTCGTCGGCCTCTATTAATTGGCAGTAATCAATTATTCCAGTTCACATCCTAAAAAGAACAATATAGTCAGCATTACACACCTAATCCAACTCATGCGTAGTTGTGCAAATATCTTATAATGGCGATCACGTACGTTGCATGTGaatattaatttctctttaataataaaaatctttgatcaagtatatgtaaaattaatatgattcgAGATCAAAAGTTTGAGTCGAGACATAAGTTGAAAACATTTATAATAGTAAAACTTGACTTTTAGACCATGAATGAGTTTTAGACTAATTAAATACTTTGAATGTGCTATAGTGATAAGTTTGCCCTTAAGACGGTAGTTATGACTTAAACTAGAGATTTCACAAAGGGAATGAGCTCCTATGATCACGTCTAAGGAAAATTATTACGCTAGTCACCTCTGTCTCCCCTGTtcctttagaaaaaaaaaataatattgtttagCCTCATAATTTTTTCCATATAGAGAGTATTGGAGAGGTTTTCAACCAcactatctatatatttatgttgatgTTGTAATTGATGGAGAATCacaaacttatatataaataagccAAAACTTAATAAACAGTTATATTTAATCAGGTGTTAGGAGTtatgaaaatagtttttt
Encoded here:
- the LOC122299582 gene encoding type IV inositol polyphosphate 5-phosphatase 11 isoform X1; translation: MASKSLSLSLCNIFWLSFLRSPLFWTFKIFGKQRPQSCQELHPEEIRSMGNLNCISTGVRGGGRRRRRAEYSPRKPMVYMYPNSTANQDHEGIKTVGADNLCDFSSSSDLCICIVTWNMNGQVMCYEDLAEIVGSRSRKFDLLVIGLQEVPRNNILQPLQAALVETHILLGKSIMQSLQLYVFGPKKSDLFSKELLQVDNHSIGGFGGLIGRKKGAVAIRINYKGIRMVFISCHLSAHAHRVEERNSQCRHMSHSLFSKNWKPYDRPAHITVWLGDLNYRLQGIDTHPARNLIHQDLHRMLISKDQLLQEAERGHIFNGYCEGTLTFKPTYKYNVGSSKYDTSYKVRVPSWTDRILFKIEDMEKINANLHSYESMDEITSSDHKPVKAHICLKLINNKQ
- the LOC122299582 gene encoding type IV inositol polyphosphate 5-phosphatase 11 isoform X2, with protein sequence MVYMYPNSTANQDHEGIKTVGADNLCDFSSSSDLCICIVTWNMNGQVMCYEDLAEIVGSRSRKFDLLVIGLQEVPRNNILQPLQAALVETHILLGKSIMQSLQLYVFGPKKSDLFSKELLQVDNHSIGGFGGLIGRKKGAVAIRINYKGIRMVFISCHLSAHAHRVEERNSQCRHMSHSLFSKNWKPYDRPAHITVWLGDLNYRLQGIDTHPARNLIHQDLHRMLISKDQLLQEAERGHIFNGYCEGTLTFKPTYKYNVGSSKYDTSYKVRVPSWTDRILFKIEDMEKINANLHSYESMDEITSSDHKPVKAHICLKLINNKQ